GGTGAAGGTATGAAACCTGAAATCAGAGCAGTGGCCGGTTTTTTGAGATGTTCTCTTTCATAACCATGTGTAGAACTGAGTGTTCCCAAAGCAGGACACACCTCCTCGTGTCGGCCCCACCGCAGCTCGACCTACACAATGGAAAACCCACGGATGCACCCGATCACGCTGCTTTCATACAAACAATATTGTCTTCAGATTTAAGTTAATCGAATAAAGACATTAAAAGTGCCtaataatttatcatttttttttttttttaaaacaaatcaaaagtgAGGTGAGGAACAGACAAAAGAGAGACCCTCCACTGACTCCATTCATTTTGCAGCTGAAACACACGAGCCAGTGGAAGTTGAATTGATTctattaacttcacacacacacgcacacacacacaaactgatttaAAGAGAGTAAAGTGATAACCGGTTCCCACTCACCATTCCTGGATGTGGGTCCAAAGGCCTGGCGTGCCAGCGGCCCGACTCTCTGCCATGCCCGTCTGCAGAACATCTTTACTGGAAGCAGGTGAATGAgcgagtgtgcgtgtgtccgtGTGTTCCCTGCAGCTTTTAAAGATCAATGAGGAGGGGCAGTCAATATCTGACCAATGCCGATCGGTACCGAGCACGCCCCCTTTCTTCACAGAGGATCCGCTCAGTAGGACGACACCCACAGGCGAGAGGTGGAACAACAGCAGAGTGGTAGCAGAGCTGAGGAAGCCTAAACCtgatttgagtgtgtgtttttgtgtgtgtgtgtgtgtgtgtgtgtgtgtgtgtgtgtgtgtgtgtgtgtgtgtatgtgtgtgtgtgtgtgtgtgtgtgtgtgtgtgtgtgtgtgtgtgtgtgtgtgtttgtttgtgtttgtgtttgtgtttgtgtgtgtgtgtgtgcgtgtgtgtgtgtgtgtgtgtgtgtgtgtgtgtgtgtgtgtgtgtgtgtgtttgtgtgcactttTGTTGTCTTGTTAGGTTATTTTTCACTATAAAAGCTGTTCAGGACCAGTAGACATCATGGGGACCAAAACATGATCCATCGATTCTGAGCTTCTGGTTGATTTAATGCAGTTCTGATAAGCTGTGAAAACATATGCAggcatgtctgtgtttgcattATCATGGAAAACTGTGGTTCAGGAGAAACCTAATGTGATGTGAACTACCACAGAGATAGTTTAAAGTATTTTGgcacatgtctgtctgtctgttcttctgtgtcaccatgacaacaccatGATACGGTAAATATACAGATCTGATAATAAAACATCTGACCCATCATCCAGCCGGGTCCTCGGCATGAGTCTGGCCCACATGTCTCCAAATCTGGGCTGCATATTTTTTGCGTGTGCACCTGAAAGTATCGGCATGGAAGCAGGGAAGGAAAGGTCCATTTGCAGCCAACTTTACTCCTGCTGTTTTATCACTGCTGCAAGTTTATCATTGACATTTGGTAAAACTACAGACCATTGAACGAGGTCAGTGTGATCCCATTTCAAGATGGTTTCAAGTTTTTCAGAGCTTGTTTAACTATATAAATGTATCAATCTACAGAAACATTTACCAACACTTGTGTTTTGACTCTTGATGCAGACTATAGGAGCAGTTGGCACATTTGCAGTTTTTGATTTGGAGTATAATCCCTGAACAATTCATTAAAATCAAATCCCTCTTCCGAATGGGATGAAAGCATGTTGTGACTTCATCGCTTACCCTGCTGCCAAGTGGATTAGTGTCCCATGTGGTTGCAAGGAAAGGAACAGTGAGCTGTGGTTATATAACTAACAGTCCCAGAGAGTTGCTGAGGGTAGAAAACTGAGAGTGATGTAGAGTGACTGTAGCTGTTCCCTGTAGGTTTTAgcaccacagtgactctcctctagaaacaaatacaacagcCAAAATCAAATCCAGAGTTGGTTACAACAGCTATGCAGTATCTCTGTCGCCCTCCTATGGTGAATAGGCATCATGACACCAACAGATAACAGATGTGGGCCTATGGTTAAGATTTCAGattgtcttcttctctgctcttaCTGTACATTCCTAAATGTGGCCCACAAGTGGTAGTTACATGATGATGGTAAATACTGAGATCCAGTGCAACAGTAGTACAATTAAAAAGAGTCATGACGTCACCACTCAGTAAGGTTAAAGCTTTAAAGGGCAATAGATAAAATGTAACCAACATAAAGTACTGGTCCTACCAGACAGAGTTAAGTTGTATAAGCCAAAAAAGCTGACTAtgtttaaaagagaaaaattgCATGTTAATGTCCATGAATTCAACTTTCAATTGAAAGGGAAAAAAGTGTATCATGTCCCAAAAGCCATGTGCTGAGATGTTTACTCAAAATAGTGCCAGGTTATAATGCACTGAATGGTTTAGGGACAAAATACAGTTATCTTTTTTAAGTTCTTtattcactgttttttttttaaatagttacaGGGCATtacaaacaaccacaaccccattATGAGGGGGATGTAACATAGAACTGGGGGACACAAACTTACTGAGATGGAATgggggagagaagaaaaggaggaataaaaaaaagaatgattTTGGGATTAGAGGCCATCACCAGAGGATAGACTCGGCAGGGCATTTGGGCTAAAATACATTTATGATCTGCTGCTACGATACAAAGCATCCAGACCCCCAGGCGATCAGGGTCAAAACTAAACATGGAGAAGCAGCTTTTAATCACATCCGGAGCAAGCTCCAAGAAAACTGCAGGTCTACTGAATTTTCCAAATTTTCAATTCATTGTGGAAGACTTTTCTGTTTGTAAATTACTttaattaagtaaaaaaaaaaatttgatttctTACATAGCACTGCCACTTGTatttctaatttatttatttacttattttttgtaTCACCATATTTTGCTTTCATAAGTTGTCATGATTGTAAACCTGGTGTAAAGTGTGTTGAATAGCTTCGCTGTTGAAATGCTGTACTGATAAACTTTCCTTATGTCTTTATTCAAAGGTGTCTTTATTCACTTCAAAAGCATTTACACATACACTAGTTTTACTGCGAGAGCCAGTATTGCACTGACATAATGTTGAAGTACCTGCTGGTCAAAGTCTGAGCAGCTGATGTCGACATGTTCTGACTTTTAGACCCTGGTCATGTTGGAGATGAGAAAGGGTcggatcctacatttcccacaatgcaactaaaatgtgtcttttcatttgttCCTTCCTGGCTGCTTGTGCCTTTTAATCTTCACGGCCCCAGTTTTTAACTCTTTCTGTTGAAAGTTTATCACCTTGAAGCTCAAATAACACAGATGCCAGCGCCATCCTCTCTGACCTGAAGTTGCTGACAACAATAACCATATAACGGTTTTCACAGACTCTGCAGCAAATTGTTCTTGATGTGTAAAATCTATGGAATGCTCCTGTAAAGAGCTGGAAATCACTTCTGTTGCAGAGTAAAAATATTGTCAGATGTCCCAGCAAACACTTCAGACACTCTGGAGCCACTTTCTTTCATTTGTCCAGTcggttttaatacattttttgacTGAGGCAGATTTAGGAAATAAACACTGAcatgttctctcctcttcctcttcctggctTCCCTGTGGGCAGAGAAAAGAATCTGCCACCGGGCTGCTGAATGTTGCACCAATGTGACACTGACATGTGCACACTCACGCTCACTCAGCTGCACATACAGACAACGGCCTGTGTGCTGTAGGAGCAAGAGGTTTGCCCTCATCATGTGACGACCTCTGAATCATCGATTAGACTAAGAATTACAACACACATTTCCATCGCCCACACTGCTCATGCACAAGACCGGTGCATGACTGCTGTGAGGACATGTCTAGTTAGACACGGAGCTGTGTGGAAACACTCAACAGGCTGGATTAGACGGTGGTGAAATGTTGAACCACTGCTTTATACACAGCAACACAAGGAATAGTGAATCAGGGACGTCACATATGGAGAATACTGCCTTCTTATCGAGTGGGTCACAATAGCTACAGCAGAGGAGAAGTATCATGGGTTTGAGTTGTGCATTTCATAGACCCAGTAAATGCTGTAGATAAAGTGTGACTTTAAAGCCAGTGTGTTTTGAATTTCCAGTGCTCTTCATATTCAGACAGTTCTATACATGTAACTCTTTAGACTATAACTGAGGAGTAAGTGACAGATCTCAAAAGATTCTAAATctggggccataaaggggccacagtTGACACAGAGGAGGCAATtctatgtccaacatccatggaCAATTCCTAATTCAGTAAGGGGACAATTTAAGTCCTTGCTTGTTCACGGTTAGATCTATAgatttgagcaaagccacacatcaatGAAAGTTTGTTCTTGATCAATCATTTAGTTtacttaaaaacaaatatcGTTAGTAAGTGactagtttatttaaaaagagaaaagactaCTGATTGGACAGGGGAGCTtaaggggccaatcagatttcagctggggccagtgcccTTTATGTGACGGATGGTAGAGATGGGACAGACTCCAGTGTTAAGCAGTCATATCATCAGGACGTCTGTGTGATTAAAGATTAAAGTCCTGTGTAAAAGGACACATGCAATAAATCTGCATTAAACCACATTGGTTGATTGTCTTTGTCTCATGTGTTTAGTTTTTCAGCAGATTCCATATTATGAAGTCAACGCTTTCAGAAACAAAAATTCCAATGTAACGTTAAAGTGGCCTCAGCATTGGGCCTTATTATCTAACACAGCGTGTTTGTAGCACTAGCACTGAGGACAGTAGAGTCTGCCAGGTCCTCTGTCTTATATCTATAGCCTACTGCTTAGCCTCAGGGAGattcatttcagttttatttttatagcactAAATCATAATATATACTACTCAATAAATTAAGGGAACActaaaacaagttttttttcctttctgctAGTGTCCTTGTCAATACTGGTAGCTTGAGGTGGTATCTGCAGCAACAATCAGGTTGGCACATCCATACATGCAGTCGCAGGAAGGTTTGCTGTGTCTGCAGGTACAGTCTCAAGTGAATGGAGGAGATACCCGGAGACTTCCTCTGTTACACAAAGAAGGGCATCAACCCAGCAGCAGGACCAGTAACCTGCTCCTttgtgagaggaggaacaggaggagcactgccagAGCCCAACAAAATAACCTCCAGCAGGCTACTGGTGTGTACGTCTCTGACCAAACTGCCATGAGGGGGGCATGAGGGCCCGGCCTCCTCTAGTGGGACCTGTGCTCACAGCCCAGCGCCGTGCAGCTCAATTACCAGAGAACACCAGAATTCAAGAGTTCCAAGACTGGTGCCCAATATCCTTCaaagatgagagcaggttcacactgagcacatgtgatagacgtgaaagaGACTGGAGACATCGTGTCGGGGGGGGTATCCTTGGAGGGCTTCACAGATCTCAATGTCATAGCCAGCAGTACCCTGACGGCTGTTAGGTACCGGAGTGAAATCCTCAGAGCGGTTGTCAGACTAAGGTCAGACTAAGAACCCAGGGCAGTGGGCCcttggttcctcctggtgcaggacaatgcccggcctcatgtgacCAGAGTGTGTAGGCAGTTCCTGGATGACGAAGGCTATGCACACTACTGAGTCACATTATGAGTGTCACCTTGTGATTAAAATGTTGTACTATAATATTAGCATACGTGTGACCGGGCCATAAGAGTTAGACCCCACTGTAAAGTCATTTGGATCAGAGCCTCTGCTGAATAACATCTACattcacatttctttattttgcaaCTATTGCaaacaataaaatcacaaatatacaaaacataTCCAAGTAGGACATTTCACTTCTTTTTATAAATAGTAAAGTTCTGCATGGGACTAAAAGCCACTATTTTTTTAGATTGGTGAGAAATGAACATTTTTACATAtattctctcacacactcgTATAAAGAGCTAATAAGTCCAAcagtctctcctccctctgtgtctcagcaGCAGGTCCACTGCTCTTTATCCGCTCTTTTCTTGCTCAGGACTTTAAAGGATCCATTGTATGTCACAGTGTTCGCTGCCAAAGGTTTTTTCTGTCGCTTCAGCTTGGCGCCGACAGCGATGACGATGTCCTCCACCTTATCCTGCTGATATGAAACCGCTCCGTCGCCTCGCTGTCCGTTCACACGCTTGAGTGGCGGCTTCTTGGCCGATGTCTCAAAGAACATCATGCCATGGGCCTTGGCGAAGCTCATCGCCTGCTCCTGGCTCACCTGGCCCTCAGTCGTTCTGGGGTCACGGAGGTCACTTTTGTTGCCCACCAGGAACCTGCGAGGAGAGCAGTCAGTGGAAATGGACAAATGATGAttcacacaacaaacatttgattgatttgatcaatgactacacacacaggaaactgacAGTTACCTGGGGATTTTCTGTCCCACTGAGTTCTGCCTGCACTCTTCTATCCAGGAAACAAGGCCACTGAAACTGGCGGGGTAGGTGACATCATAAATGAAGAGCACGGCGTGGACGTTTCGATAGTAATGCTGCACCATGGACTTACGAAAGCGCTCCTGTCCCGCTGTGTCCCATAGCTGGAGCTGAGGGcaagagaaacaaaataaacgTTAACATACTCAGTGGTTTTACATACAACTTGACATGTCGACTATCAAAAGCAAAAGTAGACACTGTGCATCGTAGGCTAGTCGTTCAGGTATCTACAGCAGATGTGCAGCAGGGGGCGATCTTGTTATTGACACATTTGTCAAGTCATAGTTGTCATGTCCAAATTTAACACTGCACTGTGGGCCCTAAAGCACCAGACATGCAGCAAATTAAGCGATTCAAATTAACCTGTGCAGATAAAACAGTCAGCTGCAACGTATATCAGGCTTTCCTAAAGCACAACAGCTATACCACGGCTTTGCAAAAACCATGTAAAGCTACACCCGCTCATGGCCAACACCAGCAAAGATAGTGAGGAAAAgcggaaacaaagggaagaaggaAGGCAGAAGTCAATCGGAGAACTCACTAAACATCACACCACTAAATGGCCTGGATCTCTCGCACATTGACATGGGTCGGAAAAATATGTCACCTGATTAATTGACTAGTCAACTACTTCATGGAAATAGTTGACAACTACTACAACGCAGTACTCAGTGGTGTCCAAACATCCCAGACCACTTTCCCCTTTGGAATGCACTGACTGGCACTGAGGTGGTATAGAGAAGAAGACGTgagaaagaggaaataaatgaCGAGGCACGGAAAAGAAACAGTGTGTCGAAATAATCAGTACAGACAATAACATACACTGAGTCATCACTGAGAGGAACAAAGTTAAGGAATAAACAAGTTTGTGATATACTCTTTGAGTCTTTGTCCCAGTTTcctcaaaaaacacaaatcaatgaTTTAGAGTTCCACATCCTACTAAATGTCACCTACTTTTACTACTTGATACTTGAAATAACAAACGTcaagtttaaaggttcagtgtgtagaatttagtgacatctaggggtgaagttgcatgttgcagctgaacacccctcacctcaccctccacttccaaacatgaaaaagaacCTGTGGTAGGATTCAGTTGtcaaaaaaactcaaaaggtgttgtCCAGGTTGggatactgtaaaaaacatggcggcctctgtagagaggatcTACTCCAGACGTAAATATAAAGGACTTGAATAACAAGAACCTATTCtagattaaagaaaacaacaattcatagaatttagatgaaacacactagtaaAAACATCAGTAACATAATttgatattcaatttctgccaatagatccctttcacctaaatcttacacactgaacctgtaTAGTCTGGTAAACGCAGCAGGTCTCACACAGCAGTTCATGCAGAATATAGAAGAAGGGCCTTGCACAGAGCAGACAGCTTAGACATGTGTGGGGGTTTGCCTTGAAATAGGAACTGAAGAAGAAGGGCCAGTGACCAAAACATTACCTGGGACAGAACCTGATCCTTTTTATCGTTTCTGTCCAGCACCTACAGCTCATCAAGTTTGGATGGTTGTCCTTTCATATCCTTCTTGAAAACATTGCTAACCCAGCTGCACTCTCCACTGACTACACATTCTCCTGTACATTAGACTGTCCAGCTGAAGTGGTTGGACTGCTCCAGCAAATTGAACTTGACACAACTGTTGCCTCTGACTGGATTCAGGCCTTTCCCCTGAGGGTTTGGAGACTTGTTTTGACTGACTTGGATCCTCTCTTGACTGACTCCAGACTTCACCTCAAAAGCACGTCAGACTTCACCGACTCAAGACTTCATTTGAGACTTCACACTTCAAATACTTGACACTTGTCTAGAACGAGTCGTCTTGGTTGACTTGAGACATGACTTAGACTTGGGCCGAAGCCTTGCGAAAAGATCTTGCGTCAGTTACTGGCCgtgttaataaaaaacaatgtttggACAGTTCTTTTAAATAGCATTCACATTTCAGGATTTCAAACCTAATGCATTCAAATCAGGGGCGGGCCCAGAGGCCAGAGactttattgtttgtattagaCATGTAACTGCTCCACCACTGATTCCAAATGAACTGAAGAAACTTGATGGGAACAAAGGTTAAAGCCTCCTATGCCCTGAAGTTGTAAACAGTCCTTCAGTCTCCACTGACAGATACGTCCTCTGTCATGAGTTCATTTctccacacacaggaaacaacacaaacccaccaactttaaataaaaccatCACAGTCCTTTATCAACCGTTCAGATCAGGAGaagcgtcacacacacacacaaggctccTGCTGCAGGATGGGTTCAAAATCACGCTTGAATCGTTCCATTGAGAAAACTGCTGATGTTGATTAGGAGCTGACACGTCAGTAGAATCCAGCGTGTCATCATCCTCAGTGTCTGTGTTCGTTCTGCCAGCTCGAGCATCTCCGCCGATTCTCTGACATCCCGAGAATTCTCACTCAGTGTGAGACAGATTAAGTCTGTGTCATTTCAGCAGAGCCTCTCTACATATGAGCCAACAGAGGATAAACTTATGTATAAGGGACGATAAAGTCACCGTTTAAAAAACCTCCCACTTAGCTAAAATCTGATGAAATTGTTTCAGCAGCGTCTTCAAGACTCGTCTTTATCACAAACTGGTCCCAAAACAAAATACAGTAAAACAGTTCTGTTCAAATTCTGTTTTCATAGCACACGAtctgatatttaatttaaattttttttatttcggCCATTGATTTAATTTTAGTCTAGTATTGCTTTGAGCCTCACCAAACGGTCGGatggaagaaaaacatatttccagTATGACTGAAGCATTTTAAGCCCCTACAACATGTCAACAATTCCTAAACAATCACTGATACTCAAAGTATTATAAACCAATTTCTGTGATCATATGATAAACATCAGGTTTTCCTGCAAATACATTCATTTATGAATTTTGGGCCAATATTTGAGGTCCTTGCCATAACTGGACATGGAGGTATTTGGAATAAAACACGGTTCTTAGGCTATTTTGGTAATTTTCATAAAACCAACGTGGTATTAGGGGTAAATAGGAACATCATAAGTTCCTAAGATGTTCCTTCAtataaagaaaatcaatatcTTACGTCatagaaataaattataaacaCGATTTAAGTATGTTCATTGGACCAGAGGGCATTTGAGATGATAATTGTGCCTCTGCTTAGGTCCTGGATGTAGTGCATAAGAGAAATAGTGAGTGTGCATATTAGAAAGCTTTACGATATATGAATATTGTACTATGATATGTGTTGAACATGTCCCCACAGTGATATCAGAGTGCACCTTTACATATtatcaagaaaacacaaagcatgTACCAGGTTCAGTCCTGGTGAACAAGTTCTTTGATTAAAGTGATCATTTTAACCCTACACATCCTTGTtaataaagttgtttgaaatgtttttttctctaagGAACATAAAATCTAACCATTGTTATATTTGGAATCAGAGTTTGTATCTTTTTCTCTGATGAGATTCTTAGGTTTTGCATTAACAGCCTGTTGtaaaacaaaccacagaaaACATGTGTTTCTTTACTCCAGTCAATATTTCAGAAGCTTGGACACAGATAAGACCCAGTATATAGGATTGTATTTATTATACACAAAACAATGTCTTTAAATGAGAGTATGTAGAAGGAAACTCGcaagaaaatgagaaatgagCTATTTCCACATAGTTTCATGTTCTTCCTCTTTACCCCACAAACtattttggttttattaaaATGACCGAAGCATGCTGCCAGCAAACCCAAATATATTCATGTGCATTTGTGGCACAAAACTCAAATATCATAACAGAATGAAAGATTGCATTTTAAAGACACGGCATAGTGTAACATTAATTTCACTCTTATCTAGGAATTGTGTAGACTATTTTTTGACAATGcctgaaaaaaatcaaacatgCAGTGGTTGTTTGACTCACACTACAACGGTTTTGTGAGACCAGGACAAACAATTTACTGAAACTGGAATTGAACAAAGATATTAGACAGATCTCAGTTTTGGGATCCAAACAttatgtaataaaaacaaaaactgagactGTGCAGCTGCACTCCTGTTGATTCCGTCTCCTGTAGGACAACAAAGTTGGGTCACACGGGTGAGGCCTGGAGCTCCGGGATGTTGGCTGGTTACTGTTGGTGCAGGTTGACTCATTATTAgacccgagcactgacagggaCTGACAGAGGTGAGGCCCTATtcaaattgtaaggattattattattcaggcaaatgaattggcttttagaaggctttaacatgctgaaattcttaccaaaatttgcagaaagttagaaagtggtgaaaatgtacgtattcagGAGGAAATTTCAATTTGCGTCGCAAACTGGCTCAActgtgccccccgagacccccggaacgtgttctcattgaccgatcttcagacaaatcgatacacaggtgtattatgaccagacaaacaaaaaagtatttatttaactaATTATTTAACTGAACTCACTGACAAAACCCGAACTTGTTAGGAAACGTACCTCAAATCTACAAGTGGCTGTTTTGTCGGAAGGTAGTCTTCtaagttttcaaaataaaagagctcCTTGGGTGTGCGGTCAGAGGTCCCATTAACATTGACTCATGTATGTTTAGAGACGCATACAATTCAACGGTTACCTTTAATCTTTCTCCATCGACGTCCAGCGGCCTCTCGCGGAAGTCCACCCCGATGGTGGCCTCCACTCTGCTGGGGAACTGTCCGGCGCGGAGCCGGTGTGTGAGGCAGGTCTTCCCCACCCCGGAGTCTCCGATCACCAGAACCTTGAAAGTCCGACAGCGGCTCTGAGAGGACACACTGCCCAGAGAGTTGGAAAACTCCAGAGACGACTCCATCCTGCAGAGAAATGTGGTCTCTCCGAAGATGCAGCTGCAGCAAAAACACAGACTTTGGGAAGACACGCTTCCTGCTGGAGGGGAAGCGGCAGGTTCTCTGATCAGACTCAACAACTTGCCTCCTGGTCTGCTGCTTCGCTTCATCTGATTGGTGTTTGCAAAGTGAGGAGCTGACCAATGACGAGCAGGCCTCAGTCTCCACACACACGATGGACtcatctgtaaacatctgtCTAGCATACACGTGTTTTCGCTTTTAACCTGCTGCACAAAGTTGTAGAGAACCACGATGTTATATTTGATACTTGTCTAAcagttgtgtgttcatgtggtcAGAATAATGGAAACAATGAGTGTCACACCATGAACGCAACTTGTAGCGTTTTAAGGTCTGTGTCAATACAACTTAAATGATCTGTGTGACCTGAtcccttttctttttacatgATCATGTAAATATTGGAAAGAGGTGTCAGGGTGTTTCAAACActaaacacatatatacaaaacGTGGTTTAACAGCGTCCATGCTTCGTCCCCACATTCAGACTTCAGAGCAAACCGAAAACATCTAAATCAGAACAACTTCACAATATGGGAGAAAGGACCCTCCGAAAACATGAAGGCACAGTTAGACCCAAACACTGGTCTCTGTAGGGAGCCTAGTGCTGATTACTACTTTACAAAGCCAGACACAAACTAACTTTAGGGACCAACTCCTCACCAAGTCTGCTAAGGGCTACGTTTCACACCCTAGCTTCAGTCTCAGTTTGGTTCAGTTGACTACTTTGGTTTGGTTCCTGAGTGGAAACAGCAcggtgctgccccctgctggtggttTGCTCTACAGCACGGTCTCCTGGAATATCACTTCCACAGTATTTGACAAGACAGATTTCTGCTTCATTGCGCAAAGTCTTAATTTCAGATAATATACAAAGCTTCTGTGCACATGTGGACAATATTTTCTGACAAAGGATGAACACCTGTTGAAACAATGATCCACAAGTGGATTTTTATTGTTATGACATTTTGGGATGTCGCCAGTGTAGACACAAAACATGAGCAGGAAACCCAGTCTGAACAGATGACAGCAGATCGAAGCTGGTAAGTACATTTCTGgtttgaaacaaaaagaaaaaaagagccTTTACCTGTATCCTCAGACTATGAGAATTATTACAGATCAGGTTAAATAGGCCAGTAAACGTCATTCTGACACGGGAGTGAAATATTGAAGGAGCGGGGTTTTCAGGTTATGCATGTACTTTGCAATGACAGAAAatgagttttaaaaaatatatttattttctacgAAGTCTGTTTGTGGAAGATACGAGAGCAGTAAAATGCTAAATCTGTTCGGTCACACAAATGATATTATTCTTTATCCTAGAATatgttgtaaaaacaaaattacttaacacaaatatcaaaataatttaCACCATGATAACTAGTGAGTCacctgtagtttttttttcatatattagAAACttggagaaaaataataaatcaccTCAGGTTGAGTTCTGCTCTGTCTTTGAGTCG
The sequence above is a segment of the Limanda limanda chromosome 2, fLimLim1.1, whole genome shotgun sequence genome. Coding sequences within it:
- the LOC133028317 gene encoding ras-related protein Rab-33B-like, with translation MESSLEFSNSLGSVSSQSRCRTFKVLVIGDSGVGKTCLTHRLRAGQFPSRVEATIGVDFRERPLDVDGERLKLQLWDTAGQERFRKSMVQHYYRNVHAVLFIYDVTYPASFSGLVSWIEECRQNSVGQKIPRFLVGNKSDLRDPRTTEGQVSQEQAMSFAKAHGMMFFETSAKKPPLKRVNGQRGDGAVSYQQDKVEDIVIAVGAKLKRQKKPLAANTVTYNGSFKVLSKKRADKEQWTCC